A window of the Gossypium hirsutum isolate 1008001.06 chromosome A05, Gossypium_hirsutum_v2.1, whole genome shotgun sequence genome harbors these coding sequences:
- the LOC107957100 gene encoding protein MAEA homolog isoform X2 translates to MEIDPLPNGSGSNAATSPETAAATTAITVASNTTPSSKLSHLTESLKLEHQFLRVPFEHFKKTIRTNHRTVEKEVSAVISSVTDVADSDEISKDDAILSLTSLVSRLQGIKRKLEEGSHAENLQAHRCRARLDHLDSADAENLSEWNNVQLKRILVDYMSRMSYYDSAMKLAESSNIQELVDIDVFQEAKKVIDGLRNQEVGPALAWCADNKSRLKKSKSKFEFQLRLQEFIELVRAENYMRAISYARRYLSPWGATHLKELQRVMATLAVRSHTECAKYKWDFLVDQFKQEFCRLYGMTLEPLLNIYLQAGLSALKTPYCYEDDCTKEDPLSQDSFRKLAMPLPYSKQHHSKLVCYITKELMDTENPPQVLPNGYVYSTKALKEMAEKNNGKITCPRTGLVCSYSDLVKAYIS, encoded by the exons ATGGAAATCGATCCACTTCCAAACGGTAGCGGTTCGAATGCCGCAACAAGCCCCGAAACCGCAGCAGCGACAACCGCAATTACCGTCGCATCGAACACGACGCCGTCCTCGAAATTGAGCCATCTGACGGAATCGTTAAAATTAGAGCACCAATTCTTGCGTGTTCCTTTTGAACATTTCAAGAAAACAATCCGAACCAATCACCGAACAGTCGAGAAAGAAGTCTCTGCCGTTATTTCAAGCGTCACTGACGTGGCTGACTCCGACGAAATATCCAAAGACGATGCCATTTTGAGTCTCACTTCCCTTGTTTCCCGTTTGCAAGGCATCAAGCGCAAG TTGGAAGAGGGGAGTCATGCAGAGAACTTGCAAGCTCATAGGTGTCGTGCTCGTCTTGATCACTTAGATTCAGCTGATGCTGAGAACCTTTCTGAATGGAATAATGTGCAATTGAAGCGGATCCTTGTGGACTATATGTCGCGTATGTCATACTATGACTCTGCAATGAAGCTGGCAGAAAGCAGCAACATACAG GAACTTGTCGATATTGATGTTTTCCAAGAAGCTAAGAAGGTTATTGATGGCCTTAGAAATCAAGAGGTGGGTCCTGCCCTTGCCTGGTGTGCAGATAACAAATCAAGGTTGAAGAAATCCAAG AGCAAATTCGAGTTCCAGTTGAGACTTCAGGAATTCATTGAATTGGTACGAGCTGAGAACTACATGCGCGCTATTTCGTACGCTCGAAGGTACCTTTCCCCATGGGGAGCAACTCATTTGAAAGAATTGCAACGAGTCATGGCAACTTTGGCCGTTAGAAGCCACACTGAATGTGCAAAATACAAG TGGGACTTCCTGGTGGATCAGTTTAAACAAGAATTCTGCAGGTTATATGGCATGACTCTGGAGCCATTGctgaatatttatctacaagcgGGCTTGTCCGCTTTGAAAACTCC ATACTGTTATGAAGATGACTGCACCAAGGAGGACCCATTGTCACAGGACAGCTTCCGGAAGTTGGCCATGCCTTTACCATATTCCAAGCAGCATCACTCAAAGCTTGTTTGCTACATAACCAAAGAGCTGATGGATACTGAAAACCCACCACAAGTCTTACCTAATGGCTATGTCTACAGCACTAAG
- the LOC107957100 gene encoding protein MAEA homolog isoform X1, with protein MEIDPLPNGSGSNAATSPETAAATTAITVASNTTPSSKLSHLTESLKLEHQFLRVPFEHFKKTIRTNHRTVEKEVSAVISSVTDVADSDEISKDDAILSLTSLVSRLQGIKRKLEEGSHAENLQAHRCRARLDHLDSADAENLSEWNNVQLKRILVDYMSRMSYYDSAMKLAESSNIQELVDIDVFQEAKKVIDGLRNQEVGPALAWCADNKSRLKKSKSKFEFQLRLQEFIELVRAENYMRAISYARRYLSPWGATHLKELQRVMATLAVRSHTECAKYKVLFEPKQWDFLVDQFKQEFCRLYGMTLEPLLNIYLQAGLSALKTPYCYEDDCTKEDPLSQDSFRKLAMPLPYSKQHHSKLVCYITKELMDTENPPQVLPNGYVYSTKALKEMAEKNNGKITCPRTGLVCSYSDLVKAYIS; from the exons ATGGAAATCGATCCACTTCCAAACGGTAGCGGTTCGAATGCCGCAACAAGCCCCGAAACCGCAGCAGCGACAACCGCAATTACCGTCGCATCGAACACGACGCCGTCCTCGAAATTGAGCCATCTGACGGAATCGTTAAAATTAGAGCACCAATTCTTGCGTGTTCCTTTTGAACATTTCAAGAAAACAATCCGAACCAATCACCGAACAGTCGAGAAAGAAGTCTCTGCCGTTATTTCAAGCGTCACTGACGTGGCTGACTCCGACGAAATATCCAAAGACGATGCCATTTTGAGTCTCACTTCCCTTGTTTCCCGTTTGCAAGGCATCAAGCGCAAG TTGGAAGAGGGGAGTCATGCAGAGAACTTGCAAGCTCATAGGTGTCGTGCTCGTCTTGATCACTTAGATTCAGCTGATGCTGAGAACCTTTCTGAATGGAATAATGTGCAATTGAAGCGGATCCTTGTGGACTATATGTCGCGTATGTCATACTATGACTCTGCAATGAAGCTGGCAGAAAGCAGCAACATACAG GAACTTGTCGATATTGATGTTTTCCAAGAAGCTAAGAAGGTTATTGATGGCCTTAGAAATCAAGAGGTGGGTCCTGCCCTTGCCTGGTGTGCAGATAACAAATCAAGGTTGAAGAAATCCAAG AGCAAATTCGAGTTCCAGTTGAGACTTCAGGAATTCATTGAATTGGTACGAGCTGAGAACTACATGCGCGCTATTTCGTACGCTCGAAGGTACCTTTCCCCATGGGGAGCAACTCATTTGAAAGAATTGCAACGAGTCATGGCAACTTTGGCCGTTAGAAGCCACACTGAATGTGCAAAATACAAG GTTTTGTTTGAACCTAAGCAGTGGGACTTCCTGGTGGATCAGTTTAAACAAGAATTCTGCAGGTTATATGGCATGACTCTGGAGCCATTGctgaatatttatctacaagcgGGCTTGTCCGCTTTGAAAACTCC ATACTGTTATGAAGATGACTGCACCAAGGAGGACCCATTGTCACAGGACAGCTTCCGGAAGTTGGCCATGCCTTTACCATATTCCAAGCAGCATCACTCAAAGCTTGTTTGCTACATAACCAAAGAGCTGATGGATACTGAAAACCCACCACAAGTCTTACCTAATGGCTATGTCTACAGCACTAAG